One genomic window of Desmospora activa DSM 45169 includes the following:
- a CDS encoding nucleoside recognition domain-containing protein, producing MINYIWLFMIISGVVAAAAQGQMDLVTQAALKGAKDGVAVCIGLISILVFWLGIMRIAQDAGLLKVLARLLGPVVRLLFPDVPRDHPAMGYIVSNMSANLFGLGNAATPMGMKAMEELQKLNPDPKVATPAMCTLLALNTSSLTLIPTTMIGLRMDLGSTEPTAIIGTTLVATFCSSLAAILLDRWFRRRMSRRMES from the coding sequence GTGATCAATTATATCTGGTTGTTTATGATTATCAGCGGGGTGGTTGCAGCCGCCGCTCAGGGACAGATGGACCTTGTCACCCAGGCCGCTTTAAAGGGAGCGAAAGATGGGGTGGCCGTATGTATCGGCTTGATCAGTATTCTTGTATTTTGGTTGGGGATTATGCGAATTGCACAGGATGCCGGGCTTTTAAAAGTGTTGGCCCGTTTACTGGGCCCAGTGGTACGACTTTTGTTTCCTGATGTTCCCCGGGATCACCCGGCGATGGGTTATATTGTATCCAATATGAGCGCTAATCTGTTTGGCTTGGGAAATGCGGCTACTCCCATGGGGATGAAAGCGATGGAAGAATTACAAAAATTAAATCCCGATCCAAAGGTGGCCACTCCGGCGATGTGTACGCTTTTGGCACTCAACACATCCAGTTTAACCTTAATCCCTACCACAATGATCGGTTTGCGAATGGACCTGGGTTCCACTGAGCCGACAGCCATCATCGGAACGACATTGGTGGCTACCTTTTGCTCCTCACTGGCTGCGATTTTGCTCGACCGTTGGTTTCGCCGTCGGATGAGCAGACGAATGGAATCATAG
- a CDS encoding spore maturation protein: MMQTISFLSAIAIPAILAFIPLYALVRGVPAYESFVEGAKEGFPTAIQIIPHLVGMMVAVSIFRETGALQFYLSLFKPLLAWIHFPEEVLPLGLLRPITGTGALAYAENLMSTYGPDSFLGRLAATMQGSTDTTLYVLTVYFGAVGIRRSLYAVKVGLLADLTGVLASWMIVLWVFGG; the protein is encoded by the coding sequence ATGATGCAAACGATCTCGTTTTTATCGGCAATTGCGATTCCGGCGATTCTAGCTTTTATCCCCCTGTACGCCTTGGTGCGGGGAGTACCGGCATACGAAAGTTTTGTCGAAGGTGCCAAAGAAGGCTTTCCCACCGCTATCCAAATTATTCCCCATTTGGTGGGGATGATGGTGGCAGTCTCTATCTTTCGAGAAACCGGAGCGTTACAGTTTTATCTCAGTTTATTTAAGCCGCTGCTGGCCTGGATTCACTTTCCGGAAGAGGTGCTGCCCCTAGGGTTGTTACGACCGATCACCGGTACCGGCGCCTTGGCTTATGCGGAAAATCTGATGTCTACCTACGGCCCGGATTCATTTTTGGGGCGATTGGCTGCCACGATGCAGGGGAGTACCGATACCACCTTATATGTCTTGACGGTCTATTTTGGCGCCGTGGGAATCCGCCGTTCGCTCTATGCGGTAAAGGTGGGGTTGCTGGCGGATCTGACTGGGGTGTTGGCATCATGGATGATTGTGTTGTGGGTGTTTGGTGGGTGA
- a CDS encoding pseudouridine synthase codes for MERLQKVMAHAGVASRRKCEELIRLGRVQVNGHPVTELGRRVDPIKDRIQVDGREIRQESKRYFLFYKPRGVITSLSDPHGRRVVTDFFREVDQRVYPVGRLDYDTEGLLLLTNDGELANRLAHPRHEVDKVYQARVVGHPGEEALQRLRRGIKLEDGWTAPAQVRLLEKEEKGSWLELIIHEGRNRQIRRMLKAIGHPVRRLIRTQVAFLTLDGLRPGRHRELKPAEVTQLWKRMGD; via the coding sequence ATGGAACGATTGCAAAAAGTGATGGCTCATGCCGGTGTGGCGTCCCGGCGGAAGTGTGAAGAGCTCATCCGTTTAGGCCGGGTGCAGGTGAACGGTCATCCGGTGACAGAGCTGGGACGACGCGTCGATCCGATCAAAGATCGTATTCAGGTGGATGGACGGGAGATACGCCAGGAGTCCAAGCGTTATTTTCTTTTCTATAAACCGCGGGGGGTGATCACCAGTCTTTCTGATCCGCATGGACGGAGGGTGGTGACTGATTTTTTCCGCGAGGTGGATCAACGGGTTTATCCTGTGGGTCGATTGGATTATGATACCGAAGGGTTACTTTTGCTGACCAACGATGGGGAGTTGGCCAATCGCTTGGCTCACCCCCGCCATGAGGTGGACAAGGTGTACCAGGCCCGTGTTGTGGGCCATCCTGGAGAGGAGGCGCTGCAACGGTTGCGCCGGGGGATCAAGCTAGAAGATGGCTGGACGGCTCCGGCTCAGGTGCGACTGTTGGAAAAAGAGGAGAAGGGAAGCTGGCTGGAACTGATTATTCATGAGGGACGGAATCGCCAAATCCGGCGCATGCTGAAGGCGATTGGTCATCCGGTGCGGCGATTGATTCGCACACAAGTCGCTTTTCTTACGCTGGATGGTTTAAGGCCGGGTCGCCATCGTGAGTTAAAGCCAGCCGAAGTGACGCAATTGTGGAAACGGATGGGGGATTAA